The Marinobacter subterrani genome has a segment encoding these proteins:
- the purU gene encoding formyltetrahydrofolate deformylase has protein sequence MEHTYRLVISCPDRVGIVAKVSNFLSTYNGWITEASHHSDTHTGWFFMRHEIKARSIPFGLDQFRAAFEPIAREFNMNWHIADSAQPKKVVLMCSKESHCVADLLYRWHSKEINAEIVAVISNHDDLRRMVEWHEIPYHYVPVSKENKADAFAHIEDLFHKYEADVVVLARYMQILPAELCEKYSGKVINIHHSFLPSFAGARPYHQAYSRGVKLIGATCHYVTQDLDEGPIIEQDVIRITHSDSIEDMVRLGKDVEKNVLARGLRSHIEDRVITYENKTVVFD, from the coding sequence ATGGAGCATACCTATCGTCTTGTGATTTCCTGCCCCGATCGGGTGGGAATTGTCGCCAAGGTGAGTAATTTTCTGTCGACCTACAACGGCTGGATTACCGAGGCGAGTCACCACTCGGACACCCATACCGGCTGGTTTTTCATGCGACATGAAATCAAGGCCAGGTCGATTCCGTTTGGCCTGGACCAGTTCCGTGCCGCGTTCGAGCCGATTGCCCGTGAGTTCAACATGAACTGGCACATTGCGGATTCGGCCCAGCCAAAGAAAGTCGTGCTGATGTGCAGCAAGGAATCCCACTGCGTGGCGGATCTGCTTTACCGCTGGCACAGCAAGGAAATTAACGCCGAGATTGTGGCCGTGATTTCCAACCACGACGACCTTCGCCGAATGGTGGAATGGCACGAGATTCCCTACCACTATGTGCCGGTCAGCAAGGAAAACAAGGCGGACGCCTTTGCCCATATCGAGGACCTTTTCCACAAATACGAAGCCGATGTGGTGGTGCTGGCCCGCTACATGCAAATCCTGCCGGCGGAGCTGTGTGAAAAGTACTCCGGCAAGGTGATCAATATCCATCACAGCTTCCTGCCGTCGTTTGCCGGGGCCCGCCCGTATCACCAGGCCTACAGCCGCGGTGTAAAGCTGATTGGCGCCACATGCCACTACGTGACCCAGGATCTCGACGAGGGGCCGATTATCGAGCAGGACGTTATCCGGATTACCCACAGCGACTCTATCGAGGATATGGTCCGCCTGGGCAAGGATGTGGAAAAGAACGTGCTGGCCCGCGGCCTGCGCTCGCACATCGAAGACCGGGTGATTACCTACGAAAACAAGACAGTGGTGTTTGATTAA
- the gyrA gene encoding DNA gyrase subunit A — MGELAKEILPVNIEDELKQSYLDYAMSVIVGRALPDVRDGLKPVHRRVLFAMSELNNDWNKAYKKSARVVGDVIGKYHPHGDSAVYDTIVRMAQPFSLRYPLVDGQGNFGSIDGDNAAAMRYTEIRMEKIAHSLLADLDKETVDFVDNYDGTERIPEVLPTRVPNLLVNGSSGIAVGMATNIPPHNLTEVVNGCLALIDNPDLTVDELMEFIPGPDFPTEGIINGRAGIVEAYRTGRGRIYIRARHEVEHDNKTNRDAVIITELPYQLNKARLIEKIAELVKEKRLEGITELRDESNKEGIRVVIELRRGENPDVVVNNLFAHTQLQTVFGINMVALINGEPKTLNLKQMLDAFVRHRREVVTRRTIYELRKARERGHILEGLTVALANIDEMIELIKASPSSVEAKEKLMAKGWAPGDVLAMLERAGEDACRPDDLPEIYGLRNGLYYLSPEQTQAILDMRLHRLTGLETEKLQNEYKDILEKIAGLLEILADPDRLMQVIREELEAVVTEFGDERRTEITSSQRDLTIADLIDEEDLVVTISHSGYAKTQAVEDYQAQRRGGRGKAATSMKDEDFVEKLLVANSHDTILCFSNRGKVYWLRVFEIPRASRASRGRPMVNILPLEENERITTFLPVRDYPENQFVLMATSAGVVKKTPLPNFSRPRSSGLIALSLDEGDTLIGAAITEGDAEIMLFSSAGKAVRFSEEAVRPLSRTARGVRGIRMPEGHHVVSLIIPQQGGVILTASENGYGKRTAIDEFPTYSRGSQGVIAMQCSERNGNLVTALQLFDGDEMMLISDKGTLVRTRTDEVSVLSRNTQGVRLIKLSQEDERLVGVERIAETDDDELDGEEPGDAPADIGPEDGSEGEGAGEE; from the coding sequence ATGGGTGAGTTAGCCAAAGAGATCCTGCCGGTCAATATTGAAGATGAGTTAAAACAGTCCTACCTCGATTACGCCATGAGCGTTATTGTCGGGCGGGCGCTTCCGGATGTGAGGGATGGCCTCAAGCCGGTGCATCGCCGTGTTCTGTTCGCCATGTCCGAACTGAACAATGACTGGAACAAGGCCTACAAGAAATCCGCCCGTGTGGTGGGTGATGTTATCGGTAAATATCACCCCCACGGTGACTCTGCGGTTTACGACACCATCGTACGCATGGCCCAGCCATTCTCCCTGCGCTACCCGCTGGTGGATGGCCAGGGTAACTTCGGTTCCATCGACGGTGATAACGCAGCCGCGATGCGTTACACCGAGATCCGCATGGAGAAGATTGCGCACTCCCTGCTGGCGGATCTGGACAAGGAAACCGTCGATTTCGTTGATAACTATGACGGCACCGAGCGGATTCCCGAGGTTCTGCCCACGCGGGTACCCAACCTGCTGGTAAATGGTTCCTCCGGTATCGCCGTGGGTATGGCCACTAACATTCCGCCCCACAACCTGACGGAAGTGGTTAACGGCTGCCTGGCGCTGATTGATAACCCGGATCTTACCGTGGATGAGCTGATGGAGTTCATTCCGGGCCCGGACTTCCCGACTGAGGGCATCATCAATGGCCGCGCCGGCATCGTCGAGGCCTATCGCACGGGCCGTGGCCGCATCTATATTCGTGCCCGCCACGAAGTCGAGCACGACAACAAGACCAATCGCGACGCGGTCATCATCACCGAGCTGCCGTATCAGCTCAACAAGGCGCGCCTGATTGAAAAAATCGCCGAGCTGGTAAAGGAAAAGCGCCTGGAGGGCATTACCGAACTCCGGGACGAATCCAACAAGGAAGGTATCCGGGTGGTGATCGAGCTGCGTCGGGGTGAGAACCCGGATGTGGTGGTCAATAACCTGTTTGCCCATACCCAGTTGCAGACCGTATTTGGCATTAACATGGTTGCGCTGATCAATGGCGAGCCGAAAACCCTGAACCTGAAGCAGATGCTGGATGCGTTCGTGCGCCACCGCCGTGAAGTGGTAACTCGCCGAACCATTTATGAGCTGCGCAAGGCCCGTGAGCGCGGCCATATTCTTGAAGGTCTCACGGTTGCCCTGGCCAATATTGATGAGATGATCGAGCTGATCAAGGCCTCGCCCAGCTCGGTGGAAGCGAAAGAAAAGCTGATGGCCAAGGGCTGGGCGCCGGGCGATGTCCTGGCCATGCTGGAGCGCGCAGGCGAAGATGCCTGCCGCCCGGACGACCTGCCGGAAATCTATGGCCTACGTAACGGTCTGTATTACCTGTCTCCCGAACAGACCCAGGCGATTCTGGATATGCGTCTGCATCGCCTGACCGGGCTGGAAACCGAGAAGCTTCAGAATGAGTACAAGGATATTCTGGAAAAGATCGCCGGCCTGCTGGAAATCCTGGCCGATCCGGACCGCCTGATGCAGGTGATTCGTGAAGAGCTGGAAGCGGTTGTGACCGAGTTTGGTGACGAGCGCCGTACCGAGATCACCAGCTCCCAGCGTGATCTGACCATTGCGGATCTGATTGATGAAGAAGACCTGGTGGTGACCATTTCCCACAGTGGTTACGCCAAGACCCAGGCCGTGGAAGACTACCAGGCCCAGCGCCGGGGTGGCCGGGGCAAGGCGGCGACATCGATGAAGGATGAAGACTTCGTCGAGAAGTTGCTGGTGGCCAATTCCCACGACACCATCCTGTGTTTCTCCAACCGGGGCAAGGTCTATTGGTTGCGGGTATTCGAGATCCCCCGCGCGAGCCGGGCTTCCCGCGGTCGTCCGATGGTCAACATCCTGCCGCTGGAAGAAAATGAGCGTATCACCACCTTCCTGCCGGTGCGTGACTACCCGGAAAACCAGTTTGTACTGATGGCCACCTCCGCCGGTGTCGTCAAGAAGACTCCGTTGCCGAACTTCTCGCGTCCTCGCAGCAGCGGCCTGATAGCCCTGTCCCTGGACGAAGGCGATACCCTCATCGGCGCTGCTATCACCGAGGGCGACGCCGAAATTATGCTGTTCTCAAGTGCCGGCAAGGCCGTGCGCTTCAGTGAGGAGGCGGTACGCCCGCTGAGCCGGACCGCCCGTGGTGTTCGGGGTATCCGGATGCCGGAAGGCCATCATGTGGTGTCGCTGATCATTCCGCAGCAGGGTGGTGTGATTCTGACCGCCAGCGAGAACGGCTACGGCAAGCGGACCGCCATTGACGAGTTCCCCACCTACAGTCGTGGCAGTCAGGGTGTTATTGCCATGCAGTGCTCTGAGCGGAACGGCAACCTGGTAACCGCGCTTCAACTGTTTGATGGCGATGAGATGATGCTGATATCCGACAAAGGCACGCTGGTACGCACCCGTACGGATGAGGTTTCCGTGCTGAGCCGGAACACCCAGGGCGTCCGCCTGATTAAACTCAGCCAGGAAGATGAGCGGCTGGTGGGTGTTGAGCGGATTGCCGAAACCGACGATGACGAACTCGACGGTGAGGAGCCAGGCGACGCGCCAGCAGACATTGGCCCGGAAGATGGTAGCGAAGGTGAGGGTGCCGGCGAAGAATAA
- the serC gene encoding 3-phosphoserine/phosphohydroxythreonine transaminase, which yields MSRAYNFCAGPATMPESVLRQARDEMLDWRGTGMSVMEMSHRSDDFVEIAETAENDLRELAGVSDDYAVLFMQGGASSQFSTIPLNLLGDKSSADYVNTGIWSKKAIAEASRYGEVNVVASSEDSGFTTIPDQSSWQTSADAAYLHYTPNETIGGLEFDFIPDSPAVPLVADMSSTMLSRPVDVSKFGLIYAGAQKNIGPSGLVVVIIRKDLLGKARRETPTMMNYQVIADNGSMYNTPATYSWYLAGLTFQWLKAQGGVKAMGEVNRRKASKLYGFIDANDFYANPIDPRFRSWMNVPFTLADDALNGEFLKGANARGLLNLAGHRSVGGMRASIYNAMPEAGVDALIQYMTEFAKERG from the coding sequence ATGAGCAGGGCGTATAACTTTTGTGCAGGTCCGGCAACGATGCCGGAAAGCGTGCTTCGTCAGGCGCGGGATGAAATGCTCGACTGGCGCGGCACCGGCATGTCGGTGATGGAGATGAGCCATCGCAGCGACGATTTTGTCGAGATTGCCGAAACTGCAGAAAACGATCTGCGTGAGCTGGCTGGCGTGTCGGACGATTACGCCGTGCTTTTCATGCAGGGCGGGGCGTCCAGCCAGTTCTCCACCATTCCTCTGAACCTGCTGGGTGACAAGAGTTCGGCAGACTATGTGAATACGGGGATCTGGTCCAAGAAGGCCATTGCCGAAGCCAGCCGTTATGGCGAGGTAAATGTGGTGGCCAGCTCGGAGGACAGTGGTTTTACCACGATTCCCGATCAGTCCTCCTGGCAGACCAGTGCTGATGCGGCTTACCTGCACTACACGCCGAACGAAACCATCGGTGGCCTCGAGTTCGATTTCATCCCGGACAGCCCGGCGGTCCCGCTGGTGGCGGATATGTCTTCCACCATGCTCTCGCGCCCGGTCGATGTGTCGAAGTTCGGCCTGATCTACGCCGGTGCCCAGAAGAACATCGGCCCCTCCGGTCTGGTTGTGGTGATCATTCGCAAGGACCTGCTCGGCAAGGCCCGCAGGGAGACCCCAACCATGATGAACTATCAGGTGATCGCCGATAACGGGTCCATGTACAACACGCCAGCGACCTATTCCTGGTACCTGGCAGGCCTGACCTTCCAGTGGCTTAAAGCCCAGGGCGGGGTGAAGGCGATGGGGGAGGTGAACCGGCGCAAGGCCAGTAAGCTGTATGGCTTCATCGATGCCAACGACTTCTATGCCAACCCCATAGACCCGCGTTTCCGGTCCTGGATGAACGTGCCGTTCACCCTGGCAGACGATGCCCTGAACGGTGAATTTCTCAAGGGGGCCAATGCCCGGGGTCTGCTGAACCTGGCCGGCCATCGCTCGGTAGGTGGTATGCGTGCGAGTATCTACAACGCCATGCCCGAAGCTGGTGTGGATGCGCTGATTCAGTACATGACGGAATTTGCGAAGGAGCGTGGCTGA
- the pheA gene encoding prephenate dehydratase, translating to MSDEQVRLGELRDEIDQIDQKIMDLISARASRAQEVAHVKTTANPGKDVFFYRPEREAQVLRRIKEQNPGPLSGEEMARLFREIMSACLALEKPMHIAFLGPMGTFTQAAALKHFGHSVVSVPLPAIDAVFREVESGAAHYGVVPVENSTEGMINHTLDMFMSSPLKICGEVQLRIHHHLLVSPKHRDEEITRIYSHQQSFAQCRQWLDTHRYGVERVTVSSNAEAARRAASEPGTAAIAGDMAAELYGLEKLANSIEDRPDNTTRFLIIGREEVPASGHDKSSILVSMRNKPGALYQLLEPFHRHGLSLTRIETRPSPTGTWAYVFYIDFEGHMEDEQVRTVLAEVDDEAVELKRLGSYPIGVL from the coding sequence ATGAGTGATGAGCAGGTCCGGCTCGGAGAGCTGAGGGACGAGATTGATCAGATTGACCAGAAGATCATGGACCTGATCAGCGCCCGGGCTTCCCGTGCCCAGGAAGTGGCCCACGTTAAAACGACGGCCAATCCGGGGAAGGATGTGTTTTTCTATCGCCCCGAGCGGGAAGCTCAGGTGTTGCGCCGCATCAAGGAGCAGAATCCCGGGCCCTTGTCCGGTGAAGAAATGGCGCGCCTGTTCCGGGAGATCATGTCGGCCTGCCTGGCGCTGGAAAAGCCCATGCACATTGCTTTCCTCGGGCCGATGGGCACCTTTACCCAGGCCGCCGCACTCAAGCATTTTGGCCATTCGGTTGTCAGCGTGCCGCTGCCTGCCATTGATGCAGTATTTCGTGAAGTGGAATCCGGTGCCGCCCACTACGGTGTGGTGCCGGTAGAGAACTCCACCGAGGGTATGATCAATCACACACTCGATATGTTCATGTCCTCGCCCCTGAAAATCTGCGGCGAGGTGCAGCTGAGGATTCACCATCACCTGCTGGTGTCGCCAAAGCACAGAGATGAGGAAATCACCCGGATTTACTCTCACCAGCAGTCCTTCGCCCAGTGTCGCCAATGGCTGGACACCCATCGCTACGGCGTTGAGCGGGTTACAGTGTCCAGCAATGCGGAAGCGGCCCGGCGCGCCGCTTCCGAGCCGGGAACAGCCGCCATCGCCGGTGATATGGCCGCCGAACTGTATGGCCTGGAAAAGCTGGCCAACAGCATTGAGGACCGCCCGGACAATACCACCCGTTTCCTTATCATTGGCCGGGAAGAGGTTCCTGCAAGCGGCCACGACAAGTCCTCTATTCTGGTGTCCATGCGCAACAAGCCCGGGGCGCTGTATCAGTTGCTGGAGCCGTTTCACCGTCACGGGCTCAGCCTGACCCGCATCGAAACCCGGCCGTCGCCGACCGGCACCTGGGCCTATGTCTTCTACATTGATTTTGAAGGGCATATGGAGGATGAGCAGGTGCGCACGGTTCTCGCAGAGGTGGATGACGAAGCCGTTGAACTCAAGCGGTTGGGTTCCTACCCGATTGGCGTTCTTTGA
- the hisC gene encoding histidinol-phosphate transaminase, whose translation MAIDYQSLAVRGVQALSPYQPGKPIDELARELGLNPAEIIKLASNENPLGPSEKALSAAREALSELCLYPDGNGFNLKQALSRRLGVGMDQITLGNGSNDVLEVIARCFADADSEVIFSQYAFAVYPLVTQAIGAKGVSVPARDWGHDLDAMAAAVTDRTRLVFVANPNNPTGTVHKAGAIEAFLEKIPANVLVVLDEAYCEYLTGSDYPDGVELLARFPNLIVCRTFSKAWGLAALRVGYSVCSPAIADILNRVRQPFNVDTVALSAATAVLDDEDYLQRSRDVNSAGLRQLDQAFDRMGLRYIPSAGNFIAVEVGENAMGVYQALLAHGVIVRPVAGYGMPRHLRVSVGLPAENERFIGALTKALTSSGLSD comes from the coding sequence ATGGCCATTGATTATCAGAGTCTGGCGGTCCGGGGTGTGCAGGCGCTTTCGCCCTACCAGCCGGGCAAGCCGATTGACGAGCTGGCCCGGGAGCTCGGGCTGAATCCGGCTGAAATCATCAAGCTTGCCAGTAATGAAAATCCGCTTGGACCAAGCGAAAAGGCGCTTTCAGCCGCCCGCGAGGCATTGTCGGAACTCTGCCTCTACCCGGACGGCAACGGCTTCAATCTGAAGCAGGCGCTGTCCAGACGTCTGGGTGTCGGGATGGATCAGATCACCCTCGGCAATGGCTCCAACGATGTTCTGGAAGTCATTGCCCGGTGTTTCGCCGATGCGGATTCCGAGGTTATTTTCTCCCAGTACGCCTTCGCCGTGTACCCCCTGGTGACCCAGGCGATCGGCGCAAAGGGTGTCTCCGTACCTGCCCGTGACTGGGGCCATGACCTGGATGCCATGGCCGCCGCGGTAACTGACCGTACCCGCCTGGTGTTTGTTGCCAACCCGAACAATCCTACCGGTACCGTGCACAAAGCCGGTGCCATTGAGGCGTTTCTGGAAAAGATTCCGGCAAATGTGCTGGTGGTTCTTGATGAGGCTTACTGCGAATACCTGACTGGCAGCGACTACCCGGACGGTGTTGAGCTGCTGGCCCGGTTCCCGAACCTGATTGTGTGCCGGACCTTTTCCAAGGCCTGGGGGCTGGCGGCCTTGCGGGTAGGCTACAGCGTCTGCTCGCCCGCCATCGCCGATATCCTGAACCGGGTGCGTCAGCCCTTTAACGTCGATACGGTGGCCCTTTCGGCGGCGACCGCAGTGCTGGATGACGAAGATTACCTGCAGCGCTCCCGGGATGTGAACAGCGCCGGCCTGCGTCAGCTTGACCAGGCATTTGATCGCATGGGGCTGCGCTACATCCCCTCGGCCGGCAATTTTATCGCGGTAGAAGTGGGAGAGAATGCCATGGGCGTTTACCAGGCGCTGCTGGCGCACGGCGTCATCGTTCGTCCGGTTGCCGGATACGGCATGCCCCGTCACCTCCGGGTCTCGGTAGGGCTTCCGGCAGAGAACGAACGGTTTATCGGCGCGCTTACCAAGGCACTGACATCGTCGGGGCTGAGCGACTGA